A region of Terriglobales bacterium DNA encodes the following proteins:
- the gpmI gene encoding 2,3-bisphosphoglycerate-independent phosphoglycerate mutase, producing the protein MPRPKPLVLIILDGWGYAPPSKANAISLARKPNYDKLLAEYPNTLIHTSGHYVGLPDGQMGNSEVGHLNIGAGRVVYMDITRIDRMIESGEFFSNPILLDAMKQAKIGGRRLHLFGLLSDGGVHSHQSHLYALLRMAKQNGADRTFVHCFMDGRDTLPTSGADFVAQLQQKMREYGVGKVATVDGRYYAMDRDKKWDREKKAFDAMVNGKGESGPYVDAVQGIKESYNKGVTDEFIVPFVVTDNRGEPLARIRDEDVCINFNFRADRARQITRCLARNSGLSAQAGRDLPDWEALDATIPRDGVPKNLKYVCMTEYDKLFTLPYVVPSEHLDNILANVMGQLGMRNLRVAETEKYAHVTYFFNGGVEQPFPGEERMLVQSPKVATYDLKPEMSAEGIADNVVNAIEQGSFDVIVVNFANADMVGHSGKIPPTIKAVETVDDCLGRIYRAVRQRGGAMLVTADHGNAEMMIDPATGGPHTAHTTNPVPFIVVAENGKHFKLRPDGALQDISPTVLGLLGEKPPNEMTGKDLRVPVS; encoded by the coding sequence ATGCCCCGTCCTAAACCGCTCGTGCTCATCATTCTGGATGGCTGGGGTTATGCGCCGCCATCCAAGGCCAATGCCATCTCGCTGGCGCGCAAGCCGAATTATGACAAGCTGCTGGCGGAATATCCGAACACCCTGATTCACACCAGCGGACACTACGTTGGTCTGCCCGACGGGCAGATGGGTAACAGCGAAGTTGGGCACCTGAACATTGGCGCGGGCCGTGTCGTCTACATGGATATCACTCGCATCGATCGCATGATCGAGAGTGGCGAGTTTTTTTCCAACCCCATCCTGCTGGACGCCATGAAGCAGGCGAAAATTGGCGGACGCAGGCTTCACCTGTTTGGACTGCTGTCTGATGGAGGTGTGCACTCTCATCAGAGTCATCTTTACGCGCTGCTGAGAATGGCTAAGCAGAACGGAGCGGATCGCACCTTCGTCCACTGCTTCATGGACGGGCGCGACACGCTACCCACAAGCGGCGCCGACTTTGTAGCCCAATTGCAGCAGAAGATGCGTGAGTATGGCGTGGGCAAAGTGGCTACCGTCGATGGCCGCTACTATGCCATGGACCGCGACAAAAAATGGGACCGCGAAAAGAAGGCCTTTGACGCGATGGTCAACGGCAAAGGTGAATCCGGGCCATACGTGGATGCGGTGCAGGGAATCAAGGAATCCTACAACAAAGGCGTGACCGATGAGTTCATTGTGCCTTTTGTCGTCACCGACAACCGGGGTGAGCCGCTGGCCCGCATTCGTGACGAGGATGTGTGCATCAATTTCAACTTCCGCGCCGACCGCGCCCGCCAGATCACGCGCTGCCTGGCCCGTAACAGCGGCTTAAGTGCGCAGGCGGGCCGCGACCTGCCGGACTGGGAGGCGCTCGACGCCACGATCCCGCGCGACGGAGTTCCCAAGAACTTGAAATACGTGTGCATGACCGAGTACGACAAGCTGTTCACGCTGCCGTACGTGGTCCCCTCCGAGCACCTCGATAACATTCTGGCGAATGTGATGGGACAGCTAGGTATGCGCAATCTGCGCGTGGCGGAGACGGAAAAGTACGCCCACGTGACCTACTTCTTCAACGGCGGAGTCGAGCAGCCCTTTCCCGGGGAAGAGCGAATGCTGGTGCAGTCTCCCAAGGTTGCTACTTACGATCTGAAACCCGAGATGAGCGCGGAAGGCATTGCCGACAATGTCGTTAATGCCATTGAACAAGGTTCATTCGACGTGATCGTGGTGAATTTTGCCAACGCCGATATGGTCGGACACTCCGGCAAAATCCCTCCGACGATCAAAGCTGTAGAAACCGTGGATGACTGCCTGGGCCGCATCTACCGCGCTGTGCGGCAGCGCGGAGGCGCGATGCTGGTGACCGCCGACCACGGAAACGCCGAGATGATGATCGATCCTGCTACTGGAGGCCCGCACACCGCACACACCACCAATCCCGTTCCCTTCATCGTGGTTGCTGAAAACGGCAAGCATTTCAAGCTGCGCCCTGATGGCGCGCTGCAGGATATCTCACCGACAGTCCTGGGCTTGTTAGGTGAGAAGCCACCGAACGAGATGACAGGGAAGGACCTGCGGGTGCCCGTCAGTTAG
- a CDS encoding winged helix-turn-helix domain-containing protein: MPARTIRFGAFELDLRTEELRKGGIRLRLPGQSFQVLRMLLGHPGELVSREELRQSLWPSDTFVDFDHGLNAAVNRLRDVLGDSADNPKYIETLPKRGYRFVAPLEGGETVAHGDPSGTSDSNWSTPVSDTDPATAIVDVQSPTSAVALPGAERILSRKLSRGWLAVLIAATMILLVAIAVRMLTPAPQARISGSRQISRDGMPKSNLQTDGSRIYFSEFSNGRSVPAQVSITGGDTSLLPVSYLNYLNAATCDISADHTKLLILTWFGSEAEGILWSQPLPAGPPQRLGNTEGHDETWSPDGRELLFAKGSTYYLAAADGTSPRPFLSLHGIPNGARFSPDGSRIRFALSDPEMRVSALWEVNRDGSNLHRLLPPGQNPVAQCCGRWSPDGRYYFFLDLDSFNADWYPIVSSANIFVLREAAGGLTQKSHVPMQLTSGPLSFGELLPALDGKQLLAVASQQRGELVRYDNSTQQFVPFLSGASISDLDFSRDRQWIAYVTVPDHTLWRSREDGTERLQLTSAPVDAVLPRWSPDGKSIVYVALNSSRRLKIFQVSANGGSSEELLSENDDEQDPTWFPDGRRLVFGGLPEVSYRAGAGIRIFDFKTRRVSDIPDSKDLFSPRLSPDGRYIAALTRDSKKLVLYDFQTGKWSDWVTDSVTVGYPAWSADGRYLYFQSWSDHHTYRRVRSGETKSEVIAGLDNLHPFTTCCTSSWSGVTPDGSLLFVRDTSTQEIYALDLQLP, from the coding sequence GTGCCAGCCAGAACGATTCGCTTCGGCGCGTTCGAGCTCGATTTGCGCACCGAGGAGCTACGTAAGGGTGGGATTCGGCTGCGGCTCCCTGGGCAATCTTTCCAGGTGCTTCGCATGTTGCTAGGCCATCCTGGGGAGTTGGTCAGCCGCGAGGAGCTGCGTCAGAGCCTTTGGCCGAGCGATACCTTCGTTGACTTTGATCATGGGTTGAATGCCGCCGTAAACCGACTGCGAGACGTCCTGGGCGATTCGGCTGACAATCCCAAATATATTGAGACCCTACCAAAGCGGGGATATCGCTTTGTCGCACCCCTAGAAGGCGGGGAGACGGTCGCCCATGGCGATCCGAGCGGAACTTCCGACTCCAACTGGTCGACACCTGTTAGCGATACCGACCCGGCCACGGCAATTGTTGATGTCCAGTCGCCCACTTCTGCCGTCGCTCTCCCAGGAGCGGAAAGAATTTTGTCGAGAAAACTGAGCCGTGGTTGGCTTGCGGTGTTAATCGCAGCAACCATGATTCTCCTGGTTGCAATTGCCGTCCGGATGCTGACCCCCGCTCCGCAGGCCAGGATCAGCGGTTCCCGTCAGATTAGTCGCGACGGCATGCCCAAATCCAACCTGCAGACCGACGGCTCACGCATTTACTTCAGCGAATTCTCCAATGGCCGCAGTGTTCCTGCACAGGTTTCGATTACCGGCGGCGACACCTCCTTGCTTCCTGTCTCCTATCTTAACTATCTCAACGCTGCCACCTGTGACATCTCGGCGGATCATACGAAATTGCTGATTCTCACTTGGTTTGGGAGCGAAGCGGAAGGCATCCTTTGGAGCCAGCCTTTGCCAGCCGGTCCCCCTCAACGCTTAGGGAATACGGAAGGACATGATGAGACTTGGTCACCTGACGGTCGTGAACTCCTGTTCGCTAAGGGCTCCACGTACTATCTGGCGGCCGCCGACGGCACCTCGCCACGTCCCTTTCTGTCGCTCCATGGAATCCCAAATGGCGCTCGCTTCTCTCCTGACGGGAGCCGCATCCGCTTCGCACTGAGCGATCCTGAAATGAGAGTGTCTGCCCTATGGGAGGTCAACCGCGACGGTTCCAACCTGCATCGCCTGCTTCCCCCGGGTCAGAATCCGGTGGCCCAGTGCTGCGGCAGATGGAGTCCTGATGGTCGCTACTACTTCTTTCTCGATCTCGATAGTTTCAATGCTGACTGGTACCCGATCGTCAGCAGTGCCAATATTTTTGTCCTGCGCGAGGCAGCGGGCGGGCTGACGCAAAAGTCCCACGTTCCCATGCAATTGACATCAGGGCCACTCTCTTTCGGCGAGTTGCTGCCCGCGCTTGACGGCAAGCAACTCCTGGCTGTGGCCAGCCAGCAGCGCGGCGAACTCGTGCGTTACGACAATAGCACGCAGCAGTTTGTGCCGTTTCTGTCCGGCGCTTCTATCAGCGATCTCGATTTTTCGCGCGATCGGCAGTGGATTGCTTATGTCACGGTGCCCGACCACACCCTGTGGCGCAGTCGCGAGGACGGAACCGAACGGCTGCAGCTAACGTCTGCTCCAGTGGATGCGGTATTGCCTCGCTGGTCGCCAGATGGAAAGAGCATTGTCTATGTTGCACTGAATTCCAGCCGACGTTTGAAGATCTTCCAGGTCTCTGCCAATGGCGGGTCTTCAGAAGAGCTGTTATCTGAAAACGACGACGAGCAGGATCCCACCTGGTTCCCAGACGGCCGCCGGCTTGTTTTTGGCGGACTGCCGGAGGTCTCTTATCGTGCAGGCGCCGGAATCCGCATCTTTGATTTCAAGACGCGCCGTGTCTCCGACATCCCCGATTCCAAAGACCTATTCAGCCCGCGGTTGTCTCCGGACGGTCGATATATCGCTGCCCTGACCAGGGACTCCAAGAAACTGGTTCTCTATGATTTCCAAACTGGCAAGTGGTCGGATTGGGTCACCGATTCTGTCACCGTAGGTTATCCGGCCTGGTCAGCCGATGGCCGCTATCTTTATTTCCAGTCCTGGTCCGACCACCACACTTACCGACGCGTAAGGTCGGGCGAAACCAAGTCCGAAGTAATTGCTGGACTCGATAACCTGCACCCATTCACAACCTGCTGCACGTCATCCTGGAGTGGCGTCACGCCCGACGGATCTCTGCTTTTTGTCCGCGACACCAGTACGCAGGAGATCTACGCCCTCGATCTTCAATTGCCATGA